The genomic window CGGTTTTGACGTGGTGGCAGCGGGCAAGGGAACAAAATATCTACCATCCTATCATGACTCCACTCCGGACACGGTCTGGGATCACTACGGCATCACAGCAGAACAGGCCGCCGGCGCCCGAATGAATTCGCAGATGTTCAACTCATTTCTCGACGGAACCAAATCGGCAATCGAGATGGCGGCAACGGCTGACGCAACCGGGTTGACACCCGCCCCCCACGGCCTCACTTTCCCTCCCTGTGGAACGGATGATTTGCCGCATGTGTTGAAACCGCGCGACAGGGGAGGACTCCTGCACCATAAGGGACAGGTGGAAGTGGTCTCCTCACTGGAACGAGACGGTCAACCGGTGCATCGCGATCTGCGTTGGGGTGTCTATGTGGTACTGGAAGCTCCAAACGACTATGCAGCCGATTGTTTCCGACAATACGGCCTGCTGACCGACGACACCGGGCGTTATGCCGCGATGTACAAACCGTATCACCTCATTGGACTGGAGTTGAATATTTCGATTCTCTCGGCCGTACTGCGGCAGGAGCCCACTGGCTGCATGACTGATTTTCGAGCCGATGTCGTGGCCACTGCTAAGCGAGACCTGACCGCGGGTGAGATCCTGGACGGCGAAGGAGGCTTCACCGTCCGCGGCAGGTTGATGCCCGCCTATGACAGTTTGCAATTACGAGGATTGCCGATCGGACTCGCACACGGTGTGCAGCTGACACGTGATGTGGCCGAAGGCCAGCCGCTGTGCTGGCCTGACATTTCAATCGACGACGCGAACAAAATTGTGCGTCTGCGGCAGTCAATGGAGCAGTCCTGTCGTGCCGAGTGGAACATCTGTGAATCTGTCGTTGCTGTACCGCCGGCGTAACGATTTTCAAAACAGCAAACACCATCACATCGCTCGGGACTTTTGACGCATCTGCCGGATCATCAATCACAAAAGCCAAAAACACGAGACCGATCCAGTCTCCGTTGCTCTCACCACGTCACAAGTTCCCTCACTCCACTTTCATACGACGGTCCAGCGTTGCCGGAAAAAAACATAAACATCCCCACTGTTTACGATCCGTCTGAAGTTCTTTCCGGATTCTCGATCCGTTTCATCAATGGCAATGGATGTCAGTCCGCTGACGACGGGTGGTGCGGTACCGTGGAGTTCCGGCT from Fuerstiella sp. includes these protein-coding regions:
- a CDS encoding SAF domain-containing protein, whose amino-acid sequence is MSLMQLLQRRMESIGPIRVGLIGAGKFGSMFLSQVPTTPGIEVTVIADLDPPQAQVTCGVAGWDAETLSRTRFIEDGTVLAKADDVDVVVEATGHPAAGVAHAQAAVNEGKHIIMVNVEADVLAGPLLARQAESAGIVYSMAYGDQPALICELVDWARSCGFDVVAAGKGTKYLPSYHDSTPDTVWDHYGITAEQAAGARMNSQMFNSFLDGTKSAIEMAATADATGLTPAPHGLTFPPCGTDDLPHVLKPRDRGGLLHHKGQVEVVSSLERDGQPVHRDLRWGVYVVLEAPNDYAADCFRQYGLLTDDTGRYAAMYKPYHLIGLELNISILSAVLRQEPTGCMTDFRADVVATAKRDLTAGEILDGEGGFTVRGRLMPAYDSLQLRGLPIGLAHGVQLTRDVAEGQPLCWPDISIDDANKIVRLRQSMEQSCRAEWNICESVVAVPPA